GGATTTGAAGAACTCGGCGATTCCCTGTGCGATCTATACCATCACCGCCAAAAACACCTCCTCCGCTCGCGTCAAGGTCGATGTCCTCGCCGCACAGAAGAACGCACTCGGATATGCCGAAGGGCAGGGGGGCAAGTTCGGCAGGAATCAGAATCAGATCGTTAGCGAAGGCGATGCGATGCTGCTGCACATGACCTGCGCGGGCATCGACAACTCGGATATGGTGTTGATGACAAAGGCATCCGGTGCATCAGGACGTGCCAGTTGGAATTCCGTCAATGAATTGCATCGTGCTTTCCAAACCACCGGTACAATGGACGTCCACGTCCGTCGTGAATCAAGTACGATGGACGTCCACGTCCGTCGGAAATCAAGTACGATGGACGTCCACGTCCGTCGGGATTCCAATTCAACCGACGTCCACGTTCGTCGTGAGTCAAATTCAACGAACGTCCGTCGGGATTCCGGTTCAACGCTCGTCGGTCAAGAATCCGGTTCGACGGACGTGGACGTCCATCGTACGAGCGACGTCACCGCGGCCGGCAAGACCGTCAATGGTGCTCTTTCGGCTCCCATCGAACTTGCACCAGGCGAAACGAAGTCGGTCACCTTTGTATTGACTTGGTACTTCAAAGCCGGAAGTCATGGGTCGGGAAGACGACCGGTGAAATTAGAAGGCGAAAGCGGACAGAGCGTCGGCTGGTCGCACCAAGGACAAAACTACACCAATTGGTGGCCCAGTGCTCGCGGTGTGGCGACTTACCTAATCGAGAATCTCGAAGACTTGACCGCACGAACTCGCCGCTTTCATGACACGCTTTATGCCTCCAAACTGCCAAGGTGGTTGCTGGATCGCATGAGCTCACAACTGGCTGTCTTGCGCAGCCAAACTTGCTGGTGGGCCGCCGATGGGTTCTTTGGCGCTTGGGAAGGCAGCAATCCGACCGATGGCTGCTGTGCTGGTAATTGCACCCACGTCTGGCACTATGCTCAAGGCCACGCGCGATTGTTTCCCGAACTCGGTCGCAAGATGCGTGAGCAGGATTTTTCGACGATGGTGCCCAGTGGCTTGCTGCCGCATCGACACACCAACAAGAGTCCCGCAGCCGATGGGCACTTTGGCACCATCCTGAACTGCTACCGCGAGCACCTCTGTGCGACCGACAACCAGTGGCTTCAATCGCAATGGCCCAACATCAAGAAGGCGATGGAGTGGGGGATCGACCACTGGGATCCCAATCGTGACGGATACATGCAGCACATCCAGCACAACACACTCGATGGCGCGTTCACGGGATGCTCCTCGTGGATCGGCACGCTGTATCTGTCCGCACTCGAAGCGGCGGCTCGCATGGCCGAGGTGATGGGTGAGCCCGACATGGCGGCGGAATACCGTAAGATTCGGCAGTCTGGCAAGAAGCTGCAGAACGAACGATTGTGGAACGGTGAATATTACATTCAAGAGGTTGGTGCCGAGCGTGCCCAAGACTACCTCGACGGATGCCATATCGATCAAATCCTTGGTGAGTGGTGGGCGGGCCAAGTGGGCATCGACCGCAACTATCCCGAAGATCGCTCGCGTAAGGCGATGGAGTCGTTATTGAAGTACAACTTCTTGGCCGACTTTCATGGCCAATCGCTCAAGCCGCGTCAGTACTGCGAAGTCGACGATGGTGGGATGAAGATGATCACGTGGCCCAAGAACCCTCAACCGATTCCGGGCATGAAGTATGGCGACGAGGTGATGACCGGATTCGAATACGGCGCGGCGGTCACGATGATGCAAAACGGGATGCTGCGAGAAGGACTGATGGTCATCAAGACGATTGCTGATCGCTACAACGGCCGCCTCCGCACCGAGGGTGTTACCAACATGAAGAACGGTCCTTGGGGTTACTCGGGCAATCCGTTCGGCGACGATGAATGCGGCAAATACTATGGTCGCTCGTTGAGCGTGTGGTCGGCCTTGATCGCACTACAAGGTTTCATCTACGACGGGCCTGCGGGGCGTATCGGTTTTCAGCCCATCTTCAGTCCCGAAGACCACGCCAGTTTCTTTACTGTCGCGGAAGGCTATGGGCTGTTCACACAGGCTCGGAAGGCCAACACGCTTCAGGCGTCCATCCACGTTGCCGAAGGCCAGCTGCGACTGACGGAAGTGAGCCTCGGACTCGCCGAAGGAGCCGAGGCAAAGGCGGTTGATTTGAAGCTCGATGGCAAGCCGATTTCGTCGCGTCAAGAAACGAAGGATGCCGCGGTGCATGTCCTAATGAACATCCCGATTGTCCTGAAGGCAGGTCAGCAGCTTGAGATGCAAGTCGAAGTGAAATCAGCGTGAACAGCGCAAAATAAACTGAACATGGGCCTGAAGCATCCAAGGATACGGATTGCAAACCGGAACCCAGCCGCGACTCGACGGACGTGGACGTCCATCGTACCTATCCCCGTACGACGGACGTGGACGTCCATCGTACCGATACTGAAACCCAAATGTGACGCGACGGACGTGGACGTCCGTCGTACATCGTCCCGTACGATGGACGTCTTCGTCCGTCGAGAAACTTGTCCATCAAAGCACCAACAGCGATGAACGACAACTTTAACCTTTCCGCACCGCCCAACTTTCGGGGATTGCATCCCGACTTGCCGATCCACATCTACCAGCGACATCTCCCTCATTGGCGTCAAGTCGGCGCCACCTACTTCGTCACCTTCCGTTTGGCCGATTCCATTCCGCAACAACAACTGCAAGCCCTCAAACGGTGGCGAGCAATCTGGGAA
This genomic stretch from Novipirellula caenicola harbors:
- a CDS encoding GH116 family glycosyl hydrolase, which encodes MTTALTGKPLLAAGRRENYADAIQSHESLRGYWRFDGNLTDVMGKAPAKDGGSVSYVDGVVDGQAICLVPEQPVSVQNTNHLRGRSATLELFFKLASPPKGNEDPVIIAQTAGQQARYIVGIKNDLSTLVYRNVNGDVLTTINLPTDQPIEVGRWYHLAITSFDLDLRAYVDGYECSLRGGAFEFTRRGPNKSTMTMGATTVHGWGSADICLDEVACYATGLTQAEIQEHLQAAGWEQRLKETGEIVARVKAERNARRAQKEQTILSDPALTAPGKPRVYEGENLAAINFMVGGIGAGAIQFNGKAEPAIWQIACNFSEERIADSFLAVRAESEGGKPVVRALQTEAVGPFAAMPSLKFEGEYPLGTYRFEEPALPVEIELQVFNPFLPMDLKNSAIPCAIYTITAKNTSSARVKVDVLAAQKNALGYAEGQGGKFGRNQNQIVSEGDAMLLHMTCAGIDNSDMVLMTKASGASGRASWNSVNELHRAFQTTGTMDVHVRRESSTMDVHVRRKSSTMDVHVRRDSNSTDVHVRRESNSTNVRRDSGSTLVGQESGSTDVDVHRTSDVTAAGKTVNGALSAPIELAPGETKSVTFVLTWYFKAGSHGSGRRPVKLEGESGQSVGWSHQGQNYTNWWPSARGVATYLIENLEDLTARTRRFHDTLYASKLPRWLLDRMSSQLAVLRSQTCWWAADGFFGAWEGSNPTDGCCAGNCTHVWHYAQGHARLFPELGRKMREQDFSTMVPSGLLPHRHTNKSPAADGHFGTILNCYREHLCATDNQWLQSQWPNIKKAMEWGIDHWDPNRDGYMQHIQHNTLDGAFTGCSSWIGTLYLSALEAAARMAEVMGEPDMAAEYRKIRQSGKKLQNERLWNGEYYIQEVGAERAQDYLDGCHIDQILGEWWAGQVGIDRNYPEDRSRKAMESLLKYNFLADFHGQSLKPRQYCEVDDGGMKMITWPKNPQPIPGMKYGDEVMTGFEYGAAVTMMQNGMLREGLMVIKTIADRYNGRLRTEGVTNMKNGPWGYSGNPFGDDECGKYYGRSLSVWSALIALQGFIYDGPAGRIGFQPIFSPEDHASFFTVAEGYGLFTQARKANTLQASIHVAEGQLRLTEVSLGLAEGAEAKAVDLKLDGKPISSRQETKDAAVHVLMNIPIVLKAGQQLEMQVEVKSA